In one Acipenser ruthenus chromosome 10, fAciRut3.2 maternal haplotype, whole genome shotgun sequence genomic region, the following are encoded:
- the LOC131738183 gene encoding myosin light chain kinase, smooth muscle-like: MLNILSFTTHTVKTIDRQSISSTEKAIKETVTSQTISEARVESPVISKQTETYSEEFRSVEEPSYEYSCQVFESVSERSTVKKTTTVKRMEAQQEDTFVKHSETIAPRGPTVLQKLCDLRVNTGAVAQFICSFDGQPYAEVVWDHNGKTLPESERMKCSQSGGVLSISILNVQLGDQGWYRCAVKNTFGEARTSAQLTVEGVYEFFVTTMDYFISSSFIASCVQLLILSSGLT, encoded by the coding sequence ATGCTTAATATCCTGTCTTTTACTACTCATACAGTGAAAACCATAGATAGGCAAAGCATATCAAGTACTGAAAAAGCCATAAAGGAAACAGTCACCTCTCAGACCATATCAGAGGCTCGTGTTGAATCTCCAGTGATCTCAAAGCAAACTGAAACTTATTCAGAGGAATTCAGATCTGTCGAGGAGCCCTCCTATGAATACAGTTGTCAAGTCTTTGAAAGTGTTTCTGAAAGGTCCACTGTGAAGAAGACCACAACTGTGAAAAGGATGGAGGCCCAACAAGAAGATACTTTTGTGAAACACTCAGAGACCATTGCCCCCAGGGGTCCTACAGTGCTCCAAAAACTTTGTGATCTTAGAGTGAATACAGGCGCGGTGGCCCAGTTCATCTGCTCTTTTGATGGTCAACCTTATGCTGAGGTAGTTTGGGATCATAATGGCAAGACACTGCCAGAATCTGAGAGAATGAAATGCTCTCAAAGTGGAGGTGTTCTGTCTATTTCCATCCTCAATGTCCAGTTGGGTGACCAGGGTTGGTATAGATGtgcagtaaaaaatacatttggggaAGCTAGAACGTCTGCACAGCTTACAGTGGAAGGTGTTTATGAGTTTTTTGTTACCACGATGGATTATTTCATATCATCCTCTTTTATTGCGTCATGTGTTCAGCTTTTAATTCTTAGCTCAGGTTTAACTTAA